The following are from one region of the Emys orbicularis isolate rEmyOrb1 chromosome 21 unlocalized genomic scaffold, rEmyOrb1.hap1 SUPER_21_unloc_1, whole genome shotgun sequence genome:
- the LOC135894946 gene encoding histone H2A type 2-C-like, whose product MSGRGKQGGKARAKAKSRSSRAGLQFPVGRVHRLLRKGNYAERVGAGAPVYMAAVLEYLTAEILELAGNAARDNKKTRIIPRHLQLAIRNDEELNKLLGKVTIAQGGVLPNIQAVLLPKKTESHKAKGK is encoded by the coding sequence ATGTCTGGCCGTGGAAAGCAGGGTGGCAAAGCTCGGGCCAAGGCCAAGTCTCGCTCTTCTCGtgctgggctgcagttccctgtgGGCCGTGTGCACCGACTGCTGCGCAAGGGGAACTATGCGGAGCGAGTGGGAGCCGGCGCTCCCGTTTACATGGCTGCGGTGCTGGAGTACCTCACTGCGGAAATCTTGGAGCTGGCTGGCAACGCCGCCCGGGACAACAAGAAAACCCGCATCATCCCCCGGCACTTGCAACTGGCCATCCGCAACGACGAGGAGCTGAACAAGCTACTGGGCAAAGTCACCATCGCCCAGGGGGGCGTCCTGCCCAACATCCAGGCGGTGCTGCTGCCCAAGAAAACCGAGAGCCACAAAGCCAAGGGCAAGTGA
- the LOC135894949 gene encoding histone H2B 8-like: protein MPDPAKSAPAPKKGSKKAVTKTQKKGDKKRRKTRKESYSIYVYKVLKQVHPDTGISSKAMGIMNSFVNDIFERIAGEASRLAHYNKRSTITSREIQTAVRLLLPGELAKHAVSEGTKAVTKYTSSK from the coding sequence ATGCCTGATCCAGCCAAGTCCGCTCCCGCGCCCAAGAAGGGCTCCAAGAAAGCGGTGACCAAGACCCAGAAGAAGGGGGATAAGAAGCGACGCAAGACCCGGAAGGAGAGTTACTCCATTTATGTCTACAAGGTGCTGAAGCAGGTTCACCCCGACACCGGCATCTCTTCGAAGGCCATGGGCATCATGAACTCCTTCGTCAATGACATCTTCGAGCGCATCGCTGGGGAGGCGTCTCGCCTGGCGCATTACAACAAGCGCTCCACCATCACCTCCCGGGAGATCCAGACCGCCGTGCGCCTGCTGCTGCCCGGGGAGCTGGCCAAACACGCCGTGTCCGAGGGCACCAAGGCGGTGACCAAGTACACCAGCTCCAAGTAA
- the LOC135894945 gene encoding histone H2A.J-like translates to MSGRGKQGGKVRAKAKSRSSRAGLQFPVGRVHRLLRKGNYAERVGAGAPVYMAAVLEYLTAEILELAGNAARDNKKTRIIPRHLQLAIRNDEELNKLLGKVTIAQGGVLPNIQAVLLPKKTESHKAKGK, encoded by the coding sequence ATGTCTGGCCGCGGAAAGCAAGGCGGGAAAGTGCGGGCCAAGGCCAAGTCTCGCTCTTCTCGTGCTGGGCTGCAGTTTCCAGTCGGGCGTGTACACCGACTGCTGCGCAAGGGGAACTACGCGGAGCGAGTGGGAGCCGGCGCTCCCGTTTACATGGCTGCGGTGCTGGAGTACCTCACGGCGGAAATCTTGGAGCTGGCTGGCAACGCCGCCCGGGACAACAAGAAAACCCGCATCATCCcccggcacttgcagctggccatccGCAACGACGAGGAGCTGAACAAGCTGCTGGGCAAAGTCACCATCGCCCAGGGGGGCGTCCTGCCCAACATCCAGGCGGTGCTGCTGCCCAAGAAAACCGAGAGCCACAAAGCCAAGGGCAAGTGA